The window AGAGTGGAAAGCTTCAAGTTCCTCAGAGTCCACATCTCGGCAGACCTGACCTGGGTGACCAACATCTCCCATCAGGTGAGGAAAGCTCGTCAAAGACTTTACTTCCTCAGGAAACTACGCCAAGCTCAGCTCCCCTAATACCTTCTGATAAACTTTTATAGATCCAACATGGAGAGCCTCCTGACCTACTGCTGCACAAGTTGGTTCAGCAGCTGTACTGTGAAGGGCCTGCAGCGGGTCGTGAAAGCAGCAGAGTGGGTGATTGGAGGTACACAACCCACCCTTCAAGGACACCTACACTGGCCAATTAATGTGGAAAGCCAGgggaattataaaaaataaaatctcacccCAGACGCTCACTTCATGCCCACACCCCCTCTGGAAAACCCCACAGAACATTAAACTATAGAACCACAAGGCTTAAAAACAGCTTCTACCACCAAGCTGCGAAATGCATCTGCCCCCCGATTGatcctgtgacagtgacaataaagctctattctattatattatattctattatattctattattttctattctattctagtaTTTACTTTCTGCCATTTATTGGAAAAACGTTTCTTCTCTTTGgaaaaagtgaaattggataatttcccatagCACACCAGATGAtttctcatggcacactggttaGGAATCACTTCTCTCGATCAGGTGTCACCAACAAGGTACCCACGAGCATTCGATGGTCCCCAAAAATGACATGAATAGCCCGTGGGCCAGTTCAAAAATAGCGCACCAGTGAGATgcgtcattttttttgtattgctattctaaaaataaataaatatattaaaatatacatatatattatagttCAAATGTCATTATTGTAGCTGAGTGCATGCCCAAACCATGGCGTTCGCAGAGACAAGATAGCGGGCACAGTGCCGATGAGGAGATTATTTGGGGATTTCCTCCAAAATAATTTTGAGCAAAATTGTTAtctcagaagtgtgtatcaaactggtagcccttcacattaatcagtgcCCAAGAGCTAGCTCACAGTTTCAAAAAGTTGGGTGAACCATGCTATAGATAATACTAGATAATACTATGATCCTCTAAAACAGTGCAAATGATGGTgtttgttgaaaatgaaaataggaAACATTTTCTAAATCCAAACCGTtgcttttattcatttcatCAAATCCATAACACCTAAAAGATAACTTTTAGCATGCAAAAGTAATCCCTTGGCCCCTCCCCCATCATTCCTACTTGTCATGCTCATCCATTGAGAGGCTAATCACACAATAGAGGCCTTTTATCTGATTTTAACGCTTATCCCGAGTCGGGCCATGAAAAACGGGCAACCACACAAACAAGACCATTGACTCACTCTGAGTGAGGGAAAAAAGAGTGCTAGGAAGAGTAGAAGCAGCGTTTGAAACGTGACAAAAATAAGTCGGCAGACAAGGCCAGAGGAAGTCCGCCAGCCACAGTCGCATTTTTCTCAAGGAAATCAGGCCTTTTCATCAAAATGTGTCGTAAAAGTGTGTGTAGTGAATCAATGTTAGATGCTCAGTGTCATTTCTCTCAGTAAGTACTTTAGGCAGTAGCCTAATTACTTTTTAGTCCATCAGTCCTGTTGTTGGCCATTTCATGGGACTCACTAAtctgtgcatttatttttggaagccagagtacctggggaaaactgacgcaagcatggggagaacgtaAATTCCACACAAGAGCCCAAGGAGAGCTTGGAACCccaaacatgaaaactccacacttgtgaggccaggatttgaaccccggccctcagaactgtgaggcagatgtgcgaaccagtcgtccaccgttccgccacAGTTagacaaatatgtttttttaattattattattattataaattatgctagtattttttttagcttgtgTGATTCTACAATTATCTGTTCTACTGCAGTTTTTACTGGCAAAAACAattctttatataaaaaaaaagatcattaaaACTACACAGCTAAAGGGGTTCCAAGCCTTTTGCACAGTGTTATATAAACTAATAAAAAGCAACAAAGATAACGTAAATTTATTACAAACATGAATCAAAAAGTATTTTGCcaaggaaatatttttctgctTGATGGTCAATAAAATAGCTCACAGCATTTTACTCTGACAATCGCCAATCCAGTAAAATCAGAACAGGGCCCCATTTTGGGTAATGACCCTAAGTTTGGAGAAGGCTTCTATAAACTAACCATTGGCACAGACATAGCACTCTGATATATACTTTTTCCTCTCCTCCAGTTTATACAGAACTCTGAGGTACAACAGCTGCACAATATTGGCTGACCTCAACATCAGGTTGTGAGTGCTacaagcaaagtcttttttcAGTTGAATACGCATCCATCCGATTTCTATCGCagttgtcctcattcgggttgcgggtgagctgtcgcctttcccagctgacttgaggcaagaggaggggtacactctggattggtcgccagccaattgcacggTATCGcatgacaaacaaacattcacacctttaggcaaattagagtcttcaattaattaattaattgtttggaatgtgggggagAAGCCATAGTACacagaaactccacacaggaaagctggATTACATCGTAactcaaacctcagaactgtgaggcagacgtgctaaccactatttcaTCATGCTGCTATCCAATTTAGCGTGTCAAATCATCGTTTACTactccaaaatatttttgggcatTAAAACATGACTAGACAGGCcaaaacagaaataataatacagttgtGAGTCTCTTGAGTTTTGTGATCATCAAACCAGGACAAAGCGCTTTGAAATTCAACATCCTCAACCTTTTCAGCCTCATCCTGGTAGAGAGTCCACTCACAGAGGCCCACATCAGAGAAATTCCAAGGATATGATTAGACATACCCTGGAAGGTGGGATGGGAGCAAAAAGGAGCCTTTGGACCATGTTGCTCTCTCtcatgactcattttgggggaatGTATAGTGGGATGGAGGATGGTAAAAATGGGCGGCAGAGGGTGTTCACAGACTTAAAACCCCTCAGGGTGTATTCCACTCAGTTCAGCGCAGTGAAAGGATGGCGATCATTCTCTGGGTGCCATATGCATGCCTCACATTCCACGGTTGtgacatgtttgtgtgtgggtaTGTGTAAATGGAAGGGGGTGATCTTTGTGCTTTTGGATTCTTGGAATGTCAGACAGAGATTCCTCAGATAATGCGAAGGAAATCATAAATTAATTAAGTCAAGTAAAGACTACAAGAAGAGGGCATCTTTATCTGGTCGTCTAACGTTGGATCAAAATGGGGATTTAGTGATGGGAAAGAGGGGGtgatttgatttaaatgtgCAAGAATTAAGACTAAGGACTTGAGATCAGGGCAGAAGCTGCATTCTATCGACCAAATTCCATTGGATGACAACCAAACTTTTGTGGTTCAGTGCTGTGATTGTGCAAATCACCTTGTCATGTCTGTCTGCGCTTATGACAAAGCAGCAACAGTGGCTTCTAATAAATTGAAGCTGGCTGTTATGTAATCAAATGACTGTTATTTAGAGAACATTACAGTTTCTTTTTGGACCAATCAAAAACTGCTACCCAGAAATATTTGGGGCATTTGTTCAGTTCCAGTCTCCATCTTCTCTCTGATTAAAAGAAGGGGGAACGATAGCGAAATGTATTATATCTTGTCATTCGGGGAGTACCCTAAGAGGGGATATTTAACTTaaagttgactttttaatggtTTTTATAAACATTGGTGGGTCTATGGCGTGGCTGCCCACACATAAAGTGtgaaatttaaaaactaaattatCTGTTGTCTCCCTAttaatgaaaatgtgtctgtgagagaGTCGTTCTGAATATTGAAAATTATGATGTTACAGtttggctaatttacataataaccaccccCACACCAAGTTTCTCCACCCATAACTGGGTAGATGCTGGGCCAAAACCATAGAACAAGTATGGACAATCACATGCACGGGACCCATATTGACCCAGCTTGACATAATGTCACTATGTAATGCAATGCAATTGTCTATTGCTTTAGGTAAGAGATGTTTTCCAACGAAAccttgcaatatatatatatatatatatatatatatatatatataatctggATTCATCATCATGGCCAATTAGCCCCTGATTATTAAggcaacatatatatatatatttttttaataatctgtacagaatttgagaccaCAAAAACAGCCTTTATTAAAAATCTTAGCATTTGCGATTAGCATTATCACACTAGCAATGACCATtttagatggggggggggggggggaagctcaCTTATACATCATGTTACATGTAAATTACACATCAAATAGTGTCTtcaaatcacttacagacgctcctcaTTTTTAGCAATGCTTTTCCACTGGCCCAAcagtgcgtccgtctgcaacaaatgtccgtgcagtaaacatggacagtgacCATGAACAGTGGTTCCGGGCGGCCttattaatactttttaatgCCTCGAGACAGAAATTTTTGAATtgaccaatttttgtggtcgacttagctgaattagctgtttttttgttgttgtttttttttttgttctgtactGTTGTCGAAGCCGTGGAGGCCGAGGCATATTTGTGTGCAGTGACGTGTCCGTGTGCCATATGCACGAgctgcacacaaacacgtgTATCAAGGTACTATatgaaatggtgaaaatgattttgttgttgttacgggctctcatttttttttttttttttttttgcaacacgcTGCGCTCTCTGCCTCTCTGTGAAGGCATTTAATGTGCGAAAGAGCAAATATTAAGAACTTAATAGCCATTCAACAAGTGATCCTATCTAGAAGGTGTCAAATCCAGCCAGTTTGGAGTGACGTGGCCCATCCCCAGGCATCACATTGGATGCGGCCCTGCCGACACGCCCGTGGGAGGAGACTCTGGTCGATTTGGAGGCGGTTGAAATAGCCACCGTCGTGTCTCTTAGATCCTTTAATTTGAGCTCAGCCGACGTGGTTTTCGAAGACACAGTGGGAGCACCTTCTCAGTGTCTGTGCACAGTCCAAGGCGCAAGAAGGATTCTTCGCTCTTTGGCGACATCTCACTCCTTCACAGAGCTGGACTTTTTCAAgcttcgcaaaaaaaaaaaaaaaaaaaaaaaaaaaaaaaattgaaatttttctttttctgtttgtttagaACATCTAACGGTTacaaaaaatatagatatatttaaaaaaacaataatgggAGCCCACATGTCCAAGGGAGATGTAGCTGTTGAGGGGAACGTCGCCGCCGACCCTGCCGCCGCCAAAGCCAACGGCCAGGTGAGTAAATTGGACCGAACCGAAAGGGAGTCACATGGCACCCAACGCCCACCACCGGCGTGCTTGGAGCGGCGCTGTCAAGCTGTTGCTCGGCTACATTCCGAACCAccattttgtttcattaaaCGGACAAAAGTGAGTTGTCGTGTGGTAAATGCGAGCACCGACCGTGCCTTTGTTCCTTGCGGCTGCCGGTTCCACGAGGGAAATTCACtcaaaacgacaacaaaaaacGTCATCCCAAATGACAGATTGCGATTAAATGTATAGGCGACTTCAAACACGTTTGAGCGCATGGTTTTGCTTTAACCGACGGGAACGTTTGCTGTCGGTCAAACAAAAGATGCGCAGCGGAAAGGATGCAAATGTCCTCTGCTGGGGCCACATTTTGCGGCCGAGTTGCAAACAAAAGCGCGGATATGCGCCTGCTCGATAAAACGCTCTCGTTTCATCGAGAGAGATTTTAAGTTTTGAATTGAATGCAGGGAATTCTCAATATGAGGGGAGGAGCGCTGAAAACGCCAAAAAGCTAAATGGAACCAACATGTTGGATAGTGAAAATGGATATGACcataacagaaaatggatatgaCCATAACAGAAAACGAgccgttttgggtttttttttaatttatttattgttttaaatcaaatctgATGCAATAGATGAGCATTAAAGCCAAACAGGATTTTGGCCAAACTGATGGAGAGAACAGTTGTGACGAGGGAATTCCTTTGTTCCTTAACGTTGAACCGCAGACGCAGCACTACTGCCTCCGCGCGGCCGATGGAGGTGGTGCATGCAGCTTTAACCGCTCCTCCGCCCCCTTTTTTGGGGAAACTGTCAGTCAAGAGCAACAGCTTTGCTCAATTTTAACTGGGAAACCGAGCGAATGGGGAATTTCATTTTTAGCAGTGCCACATGAGTCACTTTGTCTACTTGACTGACAAGTCCTCTCTTCTGCAGGAAAACGGCCATGTCAAGACCAACGGCGATGTGTCTGCCAAGCCTGACGGGGATGTGGCCGCCGCAGATGGCAATGGCACAGCCGAACCGGCTAAGGAGGGAGAGGCCTGCGCCGGGGATGCCATTGAGCCCGCTCCCGCGGCAGACGGTGAGGCCGCCAAGGCAGAGGGTGAGGCCCCCAAGGacgggaagaagaaaaagaagttcTCCCTGAAGAACTCCTTCAAGTTCAAGGGCATCTCACTGAAGAAGAGCAAGAAGGGCAGCGAGGAGGCCAAGGAGGAGGCCACCTCCCCCGCGGGCGAGGAGAAGCCCGAGGAGAATGGCCACACGGCCAAGGAAGCCAAAGACGAGACGCCGGCCGCCGAAGCCGAGGAGGGCGATGCCGCCGCTCCGGAGGGAGCGACCGAGGACGGCGAGGAGGCCGCTCCAGCCACGGAGGCCGCTCCAGCCGAGGAGgccgcccccgccgccgcccccgcTGAGGGAACGACACCTGCGGCCCCCGAGGGTGACGCCAGTGCGGAGTGATCGTGCCCCAGCCACTGAACTAATTTTCCAAGATTatagtatataaatatatatgagaGACTCATGCCACGTTCTTAAagttatacaaaaaaaactacaaaagaagacaaacggATATAT of the Phycodurus eques isolate BA_2022a chromosome 14, UOR_Pequ_1.1, whole genome shotgun sequence genome contains:
- the marcksl1a gene encoding MARCKS-related protein 1-A, which encodes MGAHMSKGDVAVEGNVAADPAAAKANGQENGHVKTNGDVSAKPDGDVAAADGNGTAEPAKEGEACAGDAIEPAPAADGEAAKAEGEAPKDGKKKKKFSLKNSFKFKGISLKKSKKGSEEAKEEATSPAGEEKPEENGHTAKEAKDETPAAEAEEGDAAAPEGATEDGEEAAPATEAAPAEEAAPAAAPAEGTTPAAPEGDASAE